The Drosophila innubila isolate TH190305 chromosome 3R unlocalized genomic scaffold, UK_Dinn_1.0 2_E_3R, whole genome shotgun sequence genome has a segment encoding these proteins:
- the LOC117790299 gene encoding LOW QUALITY PROTEIN: neuromedin-U receptor 1-like (The sequence of the model RefSeq protein was modified relative to this genomic sequence to represent the inferred CDS: inserted 4 bases in 3 codons), translating into MHXATNFYLFNLAISDLILLCSGMPQDLYNLWQPNNYPFSDSICILESVLSETAANATVLTITSFTVERYIAICHPFRQHTMSKLSRAIKFIFAIWIAALLLAXPQAIQFSVVTQDASSSCTMNNDFFAHVFAVSGFXFFGGPMTAICVLYVLIGIKLKRSRLLQALPRRSFDVNRGISAQTRVIRMLVAVAVAFFICWAPFHAQRLMAVYGSTSGIESQWFNDVFNILNYTSGVLYFLSTCINPLLYNIMSHKFREAFKVTLARQFRLSGKHQGQGLPHTYSALRRNQTGSMRLHTDSVRTTTTLTTLNGSSINGAAGGNTVGGGARGSQRLQHGSSHATLLSTQSRSRQDLFATRATGVEAAIVAATAVAHPYSHPHPLPQPHRTLQTQISQLSSVGDAHSLLEAELQWPEEQHELPTRHKCQHPASLSQPAMGAIDELSCQSSDGFDAAGLSGLSRSRLKLTRITRQSEPQTSGALAGEEGAATVAATARGATGSGKVRKAKTKTLKTSTTLKGLRAKLNWRSRHKDDANGAIDRGVNVGQKPPSSALSTERALY; encoded by the exons ATGCA GGCCACAAACTTCTATCTATTCAATTTGGCCATATCGGATCTGATACTTCTATGCTCGG GCATGCCACAGGATCTGTATAATCTGTGGCAGCCCAACAACTATCCCTTCTCGGACAGCATTTGTATATTGGAGAGTGTGCTCTCCGAGACGGCAGCCAATGCCACCGTCCTCACCATCACCTCCTTCACCGTGGAGCGTTATATTGCCATCTGTCATCCGTTCAG GCAACACACTATGTCGAAGCTGTCGCGTGCCATAAAATTCATCTTTGCCATTTGGATTGCCGCCCTCCTCTTGG TGCCACAGGCCATTCAATTCTCGGTCGTGACACAAGACGCTAGTTCATCGTGTACG ATGAATAATGACTTTTTTGCACATGTGTTCGCTGTTTcgggct tgttttttggcggACCGATGACTGCCATCTGTGTACTCTACGTGCTGATTGGAATAAAACTGAAGCGGAGTCGATTGCTGCAGGCGTTGCCAAGGCGATCCTTCGATGTGAACCGTGGCATCAGCGCCCAAACGCGTGTTATACGGATGTTGG tggctgtggctgttgccTTCTTCATTTGCTGGGCGCCCTTTCATGCCCAGCGCTTGATGGCGGTTTATGGGTCAACCTCTGGCATCGAGTCACAGTGGTTCAACGATGTCTTCAACATATTGAACTATACATCCGGCGTGCTCTACTTTCTCTCCACGTGCATCAATCCCCTGTTATATAACATTATGAGCCATAAGTTTCGCGAGGCCTTCAAG GTCACATTGGCGCGACAGTTCCGTCTGTCGGGGAAGCATCAGGGTCAGGGATTACCGCACACCTACAGCGCCCTGCGACGCAATCAGACGGGTTCAATGCGCCTGCATACG GACAGCGTACGTACGACCACCACGTTGACCACCTTAAATGGCAGCAGCATCAATGGAGCAGCAGGTGGCAACACAGTTGGCGGTGGGGCACGCGGCTCTCAGCGCTTGCAACATGGCAGCTCGCATGCCACATTGCTGAGTACACAGAGTCGCAGTCGACAAGATTTGTTTGCAACACGTGCCACCGGAGTTGAGGCAGCCATAGTGGCAGCCACAGCTGTGGCACATCCGTACTCGCATCCACATCCGCTTCCTCAGCCACATCGAACACTGCAAACACAAATATCGCAATTATCGTCAGTGGGAGATGCCCACTCACTGTTGGAGGCGGAATTGCAGTGGCCAGAGGAACAACACGAACTCCCCACTCGCCATAAATGCCAACATCCTGCGAGTCTGTCTCAGCCAGCAATGGGAGCCATTGATGAGCTGAGCTGTCAGTCAAGTGATGGCTTTGATGCTGCTGGCCTCTCTGGTCTCTCCCGATCACGTCTCAAGTTGACGCGCATCACGAGGCAGTCAGAGCCACAGACAAGTGGAGCACTTGCCGGCGAGGAAGGGGCAGCCACTGTGGCAGCAACGGCGAGGGGCGCCACAGGCAGTGGGAAAGTGCGTAAGGCAAAGACCAAAACGCTCAAGACATCGACTACGCTGAAAGGTCTAAGAGCCAAATTGAATTGGCGTAGCCGGCACAAAGACGATGCCAATGGAGCCATAGACCGTGGTGTTAATGTTGGCCAAAAGCCGCCATCAAGTGCGTTATCTACAGAACGTGCCCTTTATTGA